A genomic window from Flexistipes sp. includes:
- a CDS encoding Mrp/NBP35 family ATP-binding protein encodes MSSNCNEENSCNTCGSGSSCDTSEKEKHTEEIIKKKLSKIDNKLMVMSGKGGVGKSTVTVNLAAMLASLGNKVGIIDADIHGPNIPKMLGIKEKGVLSTSEGIIPFEPIANLKVMSVAFLLKNDDDAVIWRAPLKHSLIQQFVSDVEWGNLDYLIIDLPPGTGDEPLSVTHIMGEIDGSIIVTTPQEVALLDARKSVTFSRKINVETLGIVENMSGFVCPHCGEKTEIFKTGGGKKAAQELSVDFLGSIPLDPQLVANGDDGTPYVVKNENSPVTKAFQSVAEKIMKKSSLKS; translated from the coding sequence ATGAGTTCCAACTGCAATGAAGAAAACTCCTGTAACACATGTGGTTCCGGCAGCAGCTGCGACACATCTGAGAAAGAAAAACATACTGAAGAAATTATCAAAAAGAAGTTATCTAAAATCGATAACAAATTAATGGTAATGAGCGGAAAAGGAGGAGTGGGCAAATCAACAGTTACTGTCAATCTGGCAGCCATGCTTGCTTCACTGGGAAACAAAGTCGGAATTATTGATGCAGATATCCACGGACCAAATATTCCGAAGATGCTGGGCATCAAAGAAAAAGGAGTTCTTTCAACCTCCGAAGGGATCATACCCTTTGAACCAATAGCCAATTTAAAGGTGATGTCTGTTGCGTTTCTTCTGAAAAATGACGACGACGCTGTTATCTGGAGAGCACCCTTAAAACACAGCCTGATTCAGCAGTTTGTAAGTGACGTGGAATGGGGAAATCTGGACTACCTTATCATAGATCTGCCCCCCGGTACAGGTGATGAGCCTTTAAGTGTTACCCACATCATGGGGGAAATTGACGGAAGCATAATTGTAACAACACCACAGGAAGTCGCTCTGCTGGATGCAAGAAAGTCAGTAACATTCAGCAGAAAGATAAATGTGGAAACACTTGGCATAGTTGAAAATATGAGTGGATTTGTCTGTCCTCATTGCGGAGAAAAAACAGAAATATTTAAAACAGGAGGCGGGAAAAAGGCTGCACAAGAACTAAGTGTAGATTTTCTGGGGAGTATTCCTCTCGATCCGCAACTTGTTGCAAACGGTGACGATGGTACACCTTACGTTGTAAAAAATGAAAACAGTCCTGTAACAAAAGCATTCCAGTCCGTGGCTGAAAAAATAATGAAAAAATCCTCCCTTAAATCCTGA